In the genome of Cellvibrio sp. KY-YJ-3, one region contains:
- a CDS encoding nucleotidyltransferase domain-containing protein gives MNKFHLKLISELVAATEQLDMPIWIGGGWAIDARLGRVTRPHDDIDITFPAERKDEFIGLLESMGGRVTEETDYGFLAQLRGILLDCEPAHWVGNAYEVEDTPQGSCPMAFEGQIEGMLIRCNSWEAILWDYFYFADELPQAQWPAKHIHSYALVCSVLGVEHVQRLRATFDSK, from the coding sequence ATGAATAAATTCCATCTTAAATTAATTAGTGAATTAGTCGCAGCGACAGAACAGTTGGATATGCCGATATGGATTGGCGGTGGTTGGGCTATTGATGCCCGTCTGGGGCGGGTGACTCGCCCGCATGATGATATTGACATTACGTTTCCGGCAGAGCGGAAGGATGAATTTATAGGGTTGCTTGAGAGCATGGGAGGAAGAGTCACCGAGGAGACTGATTATGGCTTTCTTGCGCAGCTTCGCGGTATTCTTCTGGACTGTGAGCCAGCTCATTGGGTGGGCAACGCCTACGAAGTTGAAGATACGCCACAAGGCTCCTGCCCTATGGCGTTTGAGGGGCAGATCGAGGGAATGCTAATTAGGTGCAACAGCTGGGAAGCAATTTTGTGGGATTATTTTTATTTCGCTGACGAGCTTCCTCAGGCGCAGTGGCCAGCAAAACATATTCACTCCTATGCGTTAGTGTGTTCGGTATTGGGTGTTGAGCATGTTCAGCGTTTAAGAGCGACTTTTGACTCAAAGTAG
- a CDS encoding YfiR/HmsC family protein — protein MRLFLGLFRLVICVSCLVLLAPRLWAQPLEEQKIVASYLYNFAKNIEWPQVKTLRSFDIALYGDADPALLSALQGLRERVKVHGLAVNYRQVKTPAELAAFQMVYMESADKKTMTDVYDALDGKPVLLVTRDYSNQQLVMINLISTGRSLKFEVNKSNILNQGLGVQSELILSGGTEIDVARLYREGQASLVALQKQLRNREKTLKELTASIDNQQAINHNLQQQMADLAENIDASDELIAQQKHQLQLQQTQIDASLREREKLMQEVQSRTAELDEQQAYLQKILSEIDAREKRLADLNKNTRSLESTILEQKNAIVGLDEMVDSQQVALRYLWGSVVLGALLIITVFIAYIIKQRDNRRLAARSEDLQLAQERLAIAKRKAEDASQAKGEFLSLMSHELRTPLQSIIGYTELVIEELKLVEDEAHVQDLQRVINNGERLLKLINGVLDMAKIEAGGMELDLTHVKLSRLVDEALSAVVPLLEKNAIRLRVDVEDGETLPIADPEKLLHILINLLSNAVKFAPHGEVDVQAFHRPEEIFISVADTGIGIPLEQQNSIFDPFKQADSSATRKYQGSGLGLSISRQLCELMGGTIRVESELGKGARFIVELPLPIQTTAVGKVAVPA, from the coding sequence ATGCGTTTATTCCTTGGGCTTTTCCGGCTTGTTATCTGTGTTAGCTGCCTTGTGTTGCTCGCACCGCGCCTGTGGGCGCAGCCGTTGGAAGAGCAGAAAATTGTCGCTTCTTACCTTTATAACTTTGCCAAAAATATTGAATGGCCGCAGGTTAAAACCCTGCGCTCTTTTGATATTGCGCTTTATGGCGATGCTGACCCTGCGCTCTTGAGTGCGCTGCAGGGCTTGCGTGAGCGAGTGAAGGTTCATGGGTTGGCGGTGAATTACCGGCAGGTGAAAACACCCGCGGAGTTGGCAGCATTTCAAATGGTTTATATGGAAAGCGCCGATAAAAAAACCATGACCGATGTGTACGATGCATTGGATGGTAAGCCGGTGTTGTTGGTGACGCGCGATTACAGCAACCAGCAATTGGTGATGATCAATTTAATCAGCACAGGGCGCAGCCTAAAGTTTGAAGTAAACAAATCCAATATTCTCAACCAAGGGTTGGGAGTACAGTCTGAATTGATTTTAAGTGGCGGCACCGAGATTGATGTGGCGCGTCTGTATCGCGAAGGGCAGGCGTCGTTGGTGGCCTTGCAAAAGCAATTGCGCAATCGTGAAAAGACACTAAAAGAATTGACCGCCTCTATTGATAACCAACAGGCGATTAACCACAACCTGCAGCAACAAATGGCGGATTTGGCCGAGAATATTGATGCCAGCGATGAATTGATTGCCCAGCAAAAGCACCAATTGCAATTGCAGCAAACGCAAATAGACGCCAGCCTGCGCGAGCGCGAAAAATTAATGCAGGAAGTGCAGTCGCGCACGGCAGAGTTGGATGAGCAGCAAGCCTATTTACAAAAAATCCTCAGTGAAATTGATGCACGTGAAAAACGCCTTGCGGATTTGAATAAAAATACCCGCTCACTGGAAAGCACTATTCTTGAACAAAAAAATGCCATAGTTGGCCTGGATGAGATGGTGGATTCGCAGCAAGTAGCACTGCGTTACTTGTGGGGCTCGGTGGTATTGGGTGCACTGTTAATTATCACCGTCTTTATTGCCTACATTATTAAACAGCGCGATAACCGGCGCCTCGCGGCGCGCAGTGAGGATTTGCAATTAGCGCAGGAGCGCTTGGCAATTGCCAAGCGCAAAGCAGAGGACGCGAGTCAAGCTAAAGGCGAGTTTCTTTCGCTGATGAGTCACGAATTGCGCACGCCATTGCAGTCGATTATCGGTTATACCGAATTAGTAATTGAAGAATTAAAACTGGTTGAAGATGAAGCCCATGTGCAGGATTTACAGCGCGTGATTAATAACGGCGAGCGCTTGCTAAAATTAATTAATGGTGTGTTGGACATGGCCAAAATTGAAGCCGGTGGTATGGAGTTGGATTTAACCCACGTAAAACTTTCGCGCTTAGTGGATGAGGCATTAAGTGCGGTGGTGCCACTGTTGGAAAAAAATGCCATTCGCCTGCGCGTGGATGTGGAGGATGGCGAGACATTGCCCATTGCCGACCCTGAAAAGCTGCTGCATATACTGATTAATTTACTGAGTAACGCCGTTAAATTTGCGCCCCATGGCGAGGTGGACGTGCAGGCATTTCATCGCCCGGAGGAAATATTTATCAGTGTGGCGGACACTGGTATTGGTATTCCACTTGAACAGCAAAACAGTATTTTTGATCCCTTTAAACAAGCCGACTCCAGCGCGACACGCAAATATCAGGGCAGTGGTTTGGGCTTGTCTATTAGTCGCCAGTTGTGTGAATTAATGGGCGGCACTATTCGGGTGGAAAGTGAATTGGGCAAGGGCGCGCGTTTTATTGTGGAGCTGCCCCTGCCGATTCAAACAACCGCAGTGGGTAAGGTTGCGGTTCCAGCATAA
- a CDS encoding EAL domain-containing protein, whose translation MFNDNKLRQDTHAFISILVVNSDNSALDAILTCLEDANYQTIHAVDSAQKALRLLRHQHIDLLIADVETPDLDGWRLSRLVRSGILHCRADLPIIITANTWCERIAEVTAREYGINELIPLDHLHRLAPAIAQLSDAMPQNTRKPRLLVIEDEPDTADLIKRVLATNFEIEIADQGDTGLNAWRERRHDLVLLDVMLPKLSGRDILIDIQATDPNQPVVIMTAHTTIDQAEELMLLGAVDFLPKPFRADHLRRVCDIAIHREDFLVSNAQFAARVKSLEARELAFRQLYESHHQLLNDLQSVVMELDLDFRIHYLNHAWETLLGFAVGDCIGKKLDHFIAPEDISQFALFKSKIRKALQQKKTFPEIELCFSTSRHQRLWAQLKISRSTKVADQTTLTVCLDNVTERRESQAQLKYLAMHDSLTGLYNRHFFETTLAQLTADSVRTNTQHALVYMDLDHFKVINDTFGHQKGDEILRDMSRLLSQQVRSTDILCRLGGDEFAILMRDTSSSEAREFALSVQAIVAAFGFPLQEQQINLGSSIGMSLIDGSTNNPEEHLMRADIALYVAKGRGRNLIHLYNPQDSESDELRHSINMSQKVRKAIVEDRMMLYFQPIFDVKAKKVSYYEALVRLHDLDGKVIGPCSFIPALEASGEMHLLDRWIIKLAIRHLRDYPALNHIAINLSAQAFKDEQLMATILASLDETGVDPSRITFELTESASLFNLHITQRVIAELHKLGCSFSVDDFGSGFSSFAYLKDLPADYIKLDGSFIQNLDCDEIDQTLVKSMIQVIQTLGKKAVAEYVESQAILNILQEMGVDFVQGYHLGAPKPAQEIMLEPQPYPLRLFESAGAAPQ comes from the coding sequence GTGTTTAATGATAATAAGTTAAGACAAGATACCCACGCCTTCATCAGTATTCTGGTAGTTAATAGCGACAATAGCGCACTGGATGCGATTCTTACCTGTCTGGAAGATGCAAATTATCAGACAATCCATGCGGTAGACTCCGCACAAAAAGCCTTGCGTCTGTTGCGTCACCAACACATTGATCTATTAATCGCCGATGTCGAAACCCCGGATTTAGATGGCTGGCGCTTATCGCGTTTAGTGCGCAGCGGCATTTTACACTGCCGCGCCGACCTGCCCATTATCATCACCGCCAACACCTGGTGCGAACGTATTGCAGAAGTCACCGCACGCGAATACGGCATCAATGAACTTATTCCTCTGGATCACCTGCACCGTTTAGCGCCTGCGATTGCACAGCTCAGCGACGCTATGCCGCAGAACACACGCAAACCACGCCTGTTGGTCATTGAAGATGAGCCCGATACCGCCGACCTGATTAAACGGGTGCTGGCCACCAATTTTGAAATTGAAATAGCCGATCAAGGGGATACCGGCCTCAACGCCTGGCGCGAGCGCCGCCACGATCTGGTGCTGTTGGATGTGATGCTGCCCAAATTGTCCGGGCGCGATATTTTGATCGATATTCAAGCTACTGATCCCAATCAGCCAGTAGTGATTATGACTGCGCACACCACTATCGATCAGGCAGAAGAATTAATGCTGCTCGGCGCGGTAGATTTTTTACCCAAACCTTTTCGCGCCGATCATTTGCGCCGCGTGTGCGACATCGCAATTCACCGCGAGGATTTTCTCGTCAGCAACGCACAATTTGCGGCGCGGGTAAAATCACTGGAAGCGCGCGAGCTGGCGTTTCGTCAGCTCTATGAAAGCCATCACCAATTGCTCAATGATTTGCAATCGGTGGTGATGGAACTGGATTTGGATTTTCGCATTCACTATTTAAATCACGCGTGGGAAACCCTGCTGGGTTTTGCGGTGGGCGATTGTATTGGGAAAAAACTGGATCACTTTATCGCCCCGGAAGACATCAGCCAATTTGCACTGTTCAAAAGCAAAATTCGCAAAGCCTTGCAACAGAAAAAAACCTTCCCGGAAATTGAACTTTGTTTTAGCACCAGTCGCCACCAGCGACTGTGGGCGCAATTGAAAATCAGCCGCTCGACAAAAGTTGCAGACCAAACCACGCTCACAGTCTGTCTGGACAATGTGACCGAGCGACGCGAATCGCAAGCGCAATTAAAATATCTGGCAATGCACGACTCTCTCACTGGTTTATACAATCGCCACTTTTTTGAAACGACCCTCGCACAACTCACCGCCGATTCCGTGCGCACCAATACCCAACACGCGCTGGTGTACATGGACCTGGATCATTTCAAAGTTATTAACGATACCTTTGGTCATCAAAAAGGCGATGAAATACTGCGCGATATGTCGCGCCTGCTCAGCCAACAAGTGCGCAGCACCGATATTTTATGCCGCTTGGGTGGCGATGAATTTGCAATTTTAATGCGCGATACCAGCAGCAGTGAAGCGCGGGAATTTGCGCTGAGCGTGCAGGCCATTGTGGCCGCATTTGGTTTCCCGTTGCAGGAACAACAAATTAATCTCGGCAGCAGTATTGGTATGAGCCTGATTGACGGCAGTACCAATAACCCGGAAGAACATTTAATGCGCGCCGATATTGCACTCTATGTCGCCAAGGGGCGCGGGCGCAATTTGATTCACTTGTACAACCCACAAGACAGCGAAAGCGATGAGTTGCGTCACTCCATCAACATGTCGCAAAAAGTGCGCAAGGCGATTGTGGAAGACCGCATGATGCTCTACTTCCAACCCATTTTTGATGTGAAAGCGAAAAAAGTTTCTTACTACGAAGCACTGGTGCGCCTGCACGATCTGGATGGAAAAGTTATCGGCCCCTGCAGTTTTATTCCCGCACTGGAAGCGTCAGGCGAAATGCATTTGCTGGATCGCTGGATTATTAAATTAGCCATTCGTCACCTGCGCGATTACCCCGCACTGAATCATATTGCGATCAACCTCTCCGCACAGGCATTTAAAGACGAACAGCTGATGGCCACCATTCTCGCCAGCCTGGACGAAACCGGTGTAGACCCGAGCCGCATCACCTTTGAATTAACCGAGAGTGCAAGTTTGTTTAACCTGCATATTACCCAGCGCGTGATTGCCGAATTACACAAATTGGGTTGCAGTTTTTCGGTGGATGATTTTGGTTCCGGCTTTAGCAGCTTTGCTTACCTGAAAGATTTGCCGGCAGATTACATTAAGTTGGATGGCTCATTTATCCAAAATCTGGATTGCGATGAAATTGATCAAACGCTGGTAAAATCAATGATTCAGGTAATTCAAACTTTGGGCAAAAAAGCGGTTGCAGAATACGTGGAAAGCCAGGCCATTTTAAATATTCTACAAGAAATGGGCGTGGACTTTGTGCAAGGCTACCACTTGGGTGCTCCCAAACCCGCACAGGAAATTATGCTGGAACCGCAACCTTACCCACTGCGGTTGTTTGAATCGGCAGGGGCAGCTCCACAATAA
- a CDS encoding ABC transporter ATP-binding protein — MSQVHLELTKVGIEFPTPKGPFCALQNVDLKIKKGEFVSLIGHSGCGKSTVLNIVAGLYQATTGGVVLNGREVNEPGPERAVVFQNHSLLPWLTAYENVELGVKRVFKGKKTKAEMRAWIEHNLELVHMSHALHKRPDELSGGMKQRVGIARALAMEPQVLLMDEPFGALDALTRAHLQDSLMEIQNELGNTVIMITHDVDEAVLLSDRIVMMTNGPAATVGEILDVHLPRPRNRLELADNVEYNGYRSAVLRFLYEKQRKVEPISAKRAEKLADKEAAVPTKSVA, encoded by the coding sequence ATGAGCCAGGTTCACTTGGAATTAACCAAAGTCGGCATAGAATTTCCAACGCCCAAGGGTCCATTTTGTGCACTGCAAAATGTGGATTTAAAAATCAAAAAAGGCGAATTTGTCTCGTTGATTGGTCACTCAGGCTGCGGTAAATCGACGGTATTAAATATTGTTGCCGGGCTTTACCAGGCCACTACTGGCGGCGTGGTATTAAATGGTCGCGAAGTGAACGAGCCAGGCCCGGAGCGCGCGGTTGTATTCCAAAACCATTCACTACTGCCCTGGTTAACAGCCTATGAAAACGTGGAGCTGGGCGTTAAGCGTGTATTTAAAGGTAAAAAAACCAAAGCAGAAATGCGCGCATGGATTGAACACAACCTCGAATTAGTGCACATGAGCCACGCACTGCACAAACGCCCCGACGAACTTTCCGGTGGTATGAAACAGCGTGTGGGGATTGCGCGCGCGTTGGCGATGGAGCCACAAGTATTATTGATGGATGAACCCTTTGGTGCGCTGGATGCACTTACCCGCGCCCACCTGCAGGACTCGTTAATGGAAATTCAAAACGAGCTGGGCAATACCGTAATTATGATTACCCACGATGTGGACGAAGCGGTGCTGCTCTCTGATCGTATTGTGATGATGACCAACGGCCCTGCCGCCACTGTGGGCGAAATTCTGGATGTGCATTTACCGCGCCCGCGCAATCGCTTGGAATTGGCGGATAACGTGGAATACAACGGTTATCGCTCGGCGGTATTGCGCTTCCTTTACGAGAAGCAACGCAAAGTGGAACCGATCAGTGCAAAGCGCGCGGAGAAGCTCGCCGATAAAGAAGCTGCCGTCCCCACCAAAAGCGTTGCCTGA
- a CDS encoding ABC transporter permease yields the protein MSNKLATLKLEQFKAIKWREVLIGILMPLVGVLFFMMLWHGVAPNIKTSLGDFPQPKQVYEQWGNLVDEYQAEQERAAVFYERQEKRNAELLAKDPNATLDVREFNGRPTFFDKIYTSLFTVLSGFLVASLIAIPVGILIGLSQPLYSAINPLIQLFKPVSPLAWLPLVTIVVSAVYVSDSPMFSKSYIISLLTVSLCSLWPTMINTAVGVAGVSKDLVNVSRVLRLGWFTHVAKIVLPSAIPMMFTGLRISLGIAWMVLIAAEMLSQNPGLGKFVWDEFQNGSSDSLSRICLAILVIGIIGFLLDRTILMIQTYVNWDKSAVVR from the coding sequence ATGAGCAATAAATTAGCCACCCTGAAACTTGAACAATTTAAAGCGATTAAATGGCGCGAGGTATTGATTGGCATTTTAATGCCCTTGGTCGGAGTACTTTTTTTTATGATGTTGTGGCACGGTGTAGCGCCCAATATAAAAACCTCGCTGGGTGATTTCCCCCAACCCAAACAAGTCTACGAGCAATGGGGCAACCTAGTGGATGAATATCAGGCAGAACAGGAACGCGCAGCTGTATTTTACGAGCGTCAGGAAAAGCGCAATGCCGAACTTTTGGCCAAAGACCCTAACGCCACTCTTGATGTGCGCGAATTTAATGGCCGCCCAACTTTTTTTGACAAAATCTACACCAGTTTATTTACCGTACTCTCCGGGTTTCTGGTGGCCTCACTCATCGCCATCCCGGTGGGAATCCTGATTGGCTTGAGCCAACCGCTATACAGCGCAATCAATCCATTGATCCAATTATTCAAACCCGTATCACCCCTCGCCTGGCTGCCACTGGTCACCATTGTGGTCAGCGCGGTGTACGTTTCCGATTCACCAATGTTTTCCAAGTCCTACATTATTTCGCTGTTAACGGTGAGCCTCTGTTCACTCTGGCCCACCATGATTAATACCGCTGTTGGCGTTGCCGGTGTCAGTAAAGATTTGGTGAACGTCAGCCGCGTACTGCGTTTGGGTTGGTTTACTCACGTAGCAAAAATTGTATTGCCTTCCGCCATTCCGATGATGTTCACCGGCCTGCGCATCTCTCTCGGAATCGCCTGGATGGTATTAATCGCTGCCGAAATGCTGTCGCAAAATCCGGGGCTGGGCAAATTTGTGTGGGATGAATTCCAAAACGGTTCATCTGATTCACTCAGCCGTATCTGCCTCGCCATTTTGGTGATCGGGATTATCGGTTTCTTGCTCGACCGCACCATTTTGATGATTCAAACCTATGTGAATTGGGACAAAAGTGCCGTAGTCCGCTAA
- a CDS encoding CmpA/NrtA family ABC transporter substrate-binding protein, translated as MHAVSRFLKPLKKTAAVLAATISLISAAQAATGPAEKTDLKFGFIKLTDMADLAVAYENGYFDDEGLTVELEAQANWKVVLDRVISGELDGSHMLLAQPVAANIGYGTQANLVFPFTMTQNTYAITVSNEIWKKMKKNVPVGADGKPVHPISASTLKPVVDEMKDAGKSIQMGVVFPVSTHNMGLRYWLAAGGINPGLYAPHKGDTTGQIDADILLSVTPPPQMPATMEAGTIQGYSVGEPWNQQAVFRGIGVPVMAVHNKIGDKVFGMKKEFLEKNPNTSIRVVKAMIRAAKWLDENNNANRSAGAKMISAAHYVGADYKVIANSMTGVFEYERKDVRPTPDFNVFFRYNASYPHVSDAVWYLTQMRRWGQIPEAKPDSWYMEMAKKSVAPEIYQQAAADLIEEGKMAASDFPDFKTFTGIRTPDETVWIDGVQFDATKPNDYLTKFPIGLKGDEKI; from the coding sequence ATGCATGCAGTCTCACGTTTTCTAAAACCGTTGAAAAAAACGGCTGCTGTTCTTGCAGCAACTATTTCGCTTATCAGCGCGGCACAAGCAGCAACTGGCCCAGCTGAAAAAACCGATTTGAAATTTGGATTTATTAAACTCACCGACATGGCTGACCTCGCGGTTGCCTATGAAAATGGTTATTTCGACGATGAAGGTTTAACCGTTGAGTTGGAAGCGCAAGCGAATTGGAAAGTAGTACTCGACCGGGTAATTTCCGGTGAGCTGGATGGCTCTCATATGCTGCTGGCACAACCTGTTGCCGCCAATATTGGTTACGGCACGCAAGCGAATTTGGTGTTTCCATTCACCATGACGCAGAACACCTACGCCATTACAGTTTCCAATGAAATTTGGAAAAAAATGAAAAAAAATGTACCCGTGGGTGCCGATGGAAAACCAGTTCATCCTATTAGCGCCAGCACCCTAAAACCTGTTGTAGATGAAATGAAAGACGCAGGTAAATCCATCCAAATGGGCGTGGTATTTCCAGTGTCCACTCACAACATGGGCTTGCGCTACTGGCTTGCCGCCGGCGGAATTAACCCCGGTTTATATGCACCGCACAAAGGCGACACCACCGGACAAATTGATGCCGATATTTTGTTGTCAGTAACCCCGCCGCCGCAAATGCCGGCCACGATGGAAGCGGGCACAATTCAAGGTTATTCCGTGGGTGAACCCTGGAACCAACAAGCCGTATTTCGCGGTATTGGTGTGCCGGTAATGGCCGTGCACAACAAAATTGGCGATAAAGTATTTGGTATGAAAAAAGAATTCCTGGAAAAAAATCCTAACACCAGTATTCGCGTAGTGAAGGCAATGATTCGCGCCGCCAAGTGGCTCGATGAAAACAACAACGCCAATCGCTCTGCTGGTGCAAAAATGATTTCCGCTGCTCACTATGTAGGTGCCGATTATAAAGTTATCGCCAACTCCATGACCGGGGTGTTTGAGTACGAGCGCAAAGACGTGCGCCCAACACCGGACTTCAACGTATTTTTCCGCTACAACGCCTCTTATCCACATGTATCAGATGCAGTGTGGTACCTGACTCAAATGCGTCGCTGGGGTCAAATTCCTGAAGCCAAACCCGACAGCTGGTATATGGAAATGGCAAAAAAATCTGTTGCTCCGGAAATTTATCAACAAGCCGCAGCTGACTTGATTGAAGAAGGAAAAATGGCGGCTAGCGATTTCCCTGATTTCAAAACCTTTACCGGTATTCGCACCCCCGATGAAACTGTATGGATTGACGGCGTGCAATTTGATGCAACAAAACCCAACGACTACCTGACCAAGTTTCCTATTGGTTTGAAAGGTGATGAAAAAATTTAA